The DNA segment CAACAAATATTCAAATAGTTTCTTTGCCTTTTTTTGCCCAACTGCTTCCATGGCTTTGTGCTTATTacttaaagaaaattaatattatccagcaaatataaaataaaataaagccaATGGCATAGATAAGCATGTTAACGTTTATACAGACTTAATCATCGTCTCATCCTCGAACATaggaacaaaaataatatgCAAAAAAATTCATTATGTTCAGTCTATGAATGAGCAGGGAGATGATGAGGTATTACAATAagtaactaatattttttttttaaattgacggCAAATAAGAGATAATTGCTTACCGCCATGGACCGACCATATTTTctaaattgattttataaaatggaaagaaagaaaagttcAAAAATAGTAATAGACTCACGAACCTTATTTGTGTAGTCCAAtcatttatttctttcattGGCTTCTAATGAAGACTCTACACCAATGACATAAAAAAATCCCTCATTAACTAAAATTTGGCAATTGCATtatcaaatatcattttttttaacagaATATAGGATTgatgtttaaaataaattttaaaaaatcattattAAGCCAATATGGTATATGAAGTATTCGATGTCataactttatttaaaaaaaatgattcatATTGGTtcttttattactatttttttctattggTTCATAAGACActaaattaattcattttttgaACATTCTTTATCAAGTATCATCAATTTCGTATGTTTCTGGATATCAATTTATGAATTGCATCATAAAAAATTCacataataaacagaaaaaaatgacaaaataacgAACATGAATCACCATCTGTATCTTCGTTctcaacatttttttatttatagaaaaaaaacttCCATTTAAAAAAGTAGTTTAATGATACTTACAAATTACAGAAACATTagatctaaaattaaaaaacaaaataaaattttttatgttaaattataaTCTATAAAAAAGTACAATATTCAATTACAAAaacatttataaattaaaaataaagacaaatcaccgtttcttttgtttttaagttTACAGAGTGACATGCTTTCTTAACCTACACTCTGGTACACAAATTTACATTTGAAATGGAAaaatgagaattgttcattctaaaataataaatttgcaTTGTTACGGCACGggcttaaaatttttaatagagCATGGTCCTAAACTTTTTCTGAATTTTGGAgaaagcaaaagaagagaaaaaagaagactGACTCCTGACAGTAGTAGTACCAAACTACTACTATTATCAGTGTGCAGCCACAGCCACAGGTGCATTTGCGTGTTCCTTTCTAATTCTCCCTTAACCCATGCGATGCTGCTTTACTGCCACGTGTCCACTCTCCGACGCAAGTTCAACGTGATTATTTTGCACACTGCGACAATCGGCACCGCCCTCCTCATCAACTTAACTAGTCAAGTAACACGTGGAATTAATAACCATAAATATTCTCAAATTTCAATCACCACCTTTTCCTAATCGCTAATTGCTAAATTACTTTGCATCAAACTTGATTAATTGAAGTGCTAGACTGCTACCAGTAAAGTTACCACAATCTCCCTATAGCTATGTGACGCCCACACCCTGTTTCACAATAGTAAATGAGAAACTgtttatcaataataaaataactgGTTATTTATTCAAAAACTTTACAAGGAGCTCTCAGTTTAGGTGGTACCACTAATCAATAATTTGAGTTGAATTTATTAGAGTAAGGTAGCAATTATTATTTCTTGGCAGCAAATTTTAATGCGTAAGAATTTAACCGGTAGCAGTAAGCCAGGTTCAAGTGCTGCGAGGAACATGGCGGGTTTTGGCGCGAGTGGCTACAAAAACGCCAGCTAGGACCCGAGGGCCCACGATGCTGGGGTCCTTAACATAAgagaaacattaaaaatatttcaataagTTACGCGGAGTGGACCCCACCACCTTTCGTCCTCACTTGAATTAACAAGAACTGAATGTGGTTATAAATCCGCACCCAGCCACTCTCTCTCTCCACTCAcataagaaaaaggaagagaagagaaaagagaagagaagggagAAGAGATGGAAGCGAAGGAGCAGGATGTGTCGTTGGGAGCTAACAAGTTCCCGGAAAGGCAGCCGATCGGTACGGCGGCGCAGAGCCAAGACGAGCCGAAGGACTACCAGGAGCCACCGCCAGCTCCACTGTTCGAGCCATCTGAGCTGACGTCATGGTCATTCTACAGAGCCGGAATCGCGGAGTTCGTTGCCACTTTCCTTTTTCTCTACATCACCATCTTGACCGTCATGGGCGTCAACAGAGCACCCAACAAGTGCGCTTCCGTCGGTATCCAAGGTATCGCTTGGGCCTTCGGTGGTATGATCTTCGCTCTCGTTTACTGCACCGCCGGTATCTCAGGTACATCATCATTTGTACAGAGTACTCAATTTTATCTTCTATATAAGTTGGTGATCACTCACTTGTCTTTGTCTACATACTTATTCATGAGTACATTGTGGAGAGTGAGTATAAATTAtgttcttagtttaattttgtgtGTGGTGTGGTTTTCAGGGGGTCATATAAACCCGGCCGTGACGTTTGGGTTGTTCTTGGCGAGGAAGTTGTCGTTGACAAGGGCGGTTTTCTACATAGTGATGCAGTGCCTTGGAGCTATCTGCGGTGCAGGTGTGGTGAAGGGATTCGAGGGAAAGAACTTGTACGGAACCTATGGAGGTGGTGCCAACAAGGTGAACGACGGCTACACCAAGGGCGATGGCCTTGGTGCTGAGATCGTTGGTACCTTCATCCTTGTCTACACCGTCTTCTCCGCCACTGATGCTAAGCGTAACGCTAGAGATTCACACGTCCCTGTAAGCCACTAGTTACAAACTCGTCTTCTTCGATTTAATGATGAGCTGATCACTAATTATTGCTTTGATTGGTTTTGTCATTTTGTGAGTAgattttggcaccgttgccaatTGGATTCGCTGTGTTCTTGGTGCACTTGGCCACCATCCCTATCACCGGAACTGGTATCAACCCTGCTCGCAGTCTTGGTGCTGCTATCATCTTCAACAAGCACGATGGCTGGCATGAGCACGTATGTTCTAGATTTCACACTTAATTATTTcattaaatcttttataatttggaAGTTGAATCAGAAAATGTTCCAGGAAAACATATCTATAGTCAAAGTTGGTATCTATTTACAGATCTTTTTTATGTTCAAATTCAAGAGTAAAGACAAAAGCAAGTGGATTACTGAGATTAATATTGATCtaatatatgaatattttagtcattttgtTGCTAACAAATAACATTGTTAGTGGTATTAGTagtaattgaatttttattttggcaATTTGTGCAGTGGGTGTTCTGGGTTGGACCATTCATTGGTGCAGCTCTTGCAGCTCTCTACCACGTGGTGGTAATCAGAGCCATTCCCTTTAAGTCCAAGTGATGATCTCAAAATCCAACGGTTCATGACCAACCAAGTTGTGAAAACTcaagaaggaaaaaagaaaaataatcatGAAGCATTGAATGTTTGTGGAGTACTGGAGCTcgtttcatcatcatcattatccgTTTATCCTTTTCTCTCTAAGGCtttgtattttgtaatttatgtAAAGAATGTATGTAATTTTATGATGAAGaatgaatattattattactactaaATTAAACATTAGGGTGGTGGTGCATGTGTCTCCGTCGTGGGCCAGTTATCCTCTGCTTTTAAGTTTGGAGTGGGCCCAATCTCATGTGTGATGTACGGCTGTGATTGTGTAATTTTACTGTTTTGCCAGTCATCCtgatctatttattttttttatatcaagtTATCAACATCGAGTCCTCGCTGTGATTTTTGTCTTCTTTCCGAGAGTATATgccatgctgtattatctttaTCGGAGCTTGTGTTATTGTTGGGGTTTGTTATGGAAAAATCCGGGGAGGGACGTTGTGAGAGAGGGGTGGGTGATGATGTTACCTAACATGGGTCCACCACCTtcttcaataatgcaatttcgTTTGGTACCCTAAGCAATAATGATTTGTGACGAAAGCattttgaggaggaaaatatAATAAGTGCATTGTTGTAATGTTTTTGTAGGCATAGTTTTGGTAATGTCGAGCTTCATTATTATGGAACGGcaagaaaatatataaactGTAAAGTTGTTTCTGCTTTGTTAAGTGAATGcgagtttgaatttgaatataaatgtttttttaatatgtatttgtattttaatatagaTTTTATTTTAGNNNNNNNNNNNNNNNNNNNNNNNNNtatttttaatatatatttatattttatatatattttatattaaaaattaattttagcgTATACGTAACATATTTCTATTCTTATAGAGCATGTGATGTGAGACAGGAAAGAAGCTAGTTGATAAGGTTTCGCCAATGGATAATCTATgtctatatattttaaaaatttaatttcccatcattttaattatatatatgatgatattagaaaacaaaattgtaatAGAATATGTAGATTCAATAGATTGTAGTTGTAGGGCACAACCAGAAGTGAAATGACGCAAATTTGCTATTTTAATTTACTGTGTGTGTAATATATGAGTAATTGAGTATGACTTAAGGTCATATATAATTCGAGCTGCTACAGGTGTTTGGTTGCAAATTAATCAGAGTTGTCACTAAAATTCAAACGAAGTAAACAAATAAAGTTGGTGGATACTAGTACTAGAAATTCTTAATGATCAACCGAATAAGAGGACGTGTATTACAAGTATTCTATGGCTTTCACCAAATCGTCAGCATTCACAGGATAACATAAACTAGAAGCCTAAAGAAAGATCTACAATGTGCTATTTGAATATGGTTGCGTACAGCGTACTAATGGTTACccaataaacaaataaacattTATGAGTTTCCTCTTTATTCTAGAAAACACTAACTCTTTTCAACTTCCACCCAAATTTAGTTTGGagaatttaaaaaactaaaattaataattaatattaactatNNNNNNNNNNNNNNNNNNNNNNNNNNNNNNNNNNNNNNNNNNNNNNNNNNNNNNNNNNNNNNNNNNNNNNNNNTAAtatattaattgattttaatattaattttcgtATGTAcagataatatttttgttaaaaaatataatgtttttgttaatatctgttagttttaaaaattattattttatttcaagttttgaattttaaatgttaaattttaagttataaatttaaattcaaattgcaAACATTAAactttataaaaacaaaaataaaaaataattttacagtaACAAATTAACTAATATTGATTAACTCTCTATACTTATTTGTCtcgaatatatattatttttagattatAATGTGTTTTCTTATTCGTTCTTTTTAATCatgtttttgttattaaaaaaaaaagaatttctaATCAACTTAAATTAGTTAAGTGATTAGTTCACATATTTGCTTAAATAAGTGtcaataattttagttttattttgtccaTATAACAATTTATTGaatagtaataatttttaaataaaatttaaatttatgattGATTAATCCTTAATTTATTGGTTgaataatacaataaaaaataaaaaaaacataaaaatgagaatctgtcaaataaaatatttttttaaattcatgtaCACAACTAAAAATTCATAATATAATGAGAATGAATATTGtcgtttatattttaataatatcattttttaatttaattatacaaaCTTACAatgtcaaaaaattatatataaagtgGTTATAGAAAATAGGAGTAATATTATCATTTTCCAGATATAATTTGTAATACAGTACACTATCGAGTAaacgataaataaattttttattttttatttcgaaaacaaataaattattgactaattaaaaatataaaaacgttttttactttttaaaatataagacatttaaattttttaaaaatttaatttgtatttatatattttagacaaaaaaaatttaaacatctcatattttataaaattaaaaatatttttatattttcaaaaatttatatatttttaaattaaaaataaaaaatttatttctctttttctcctcTTATTTATTATACGAAAGAACCCCATGCCAAGCACAATCACTGAACCAGCCCACAGGAATGTTACTATAGCCCGTTGTTAACGTccataaaagagaaataatattAACAGATAAATACAAGTTTATTTTGAGCTGTAATATCGCTTTCAGAAAATAACACGCCACCGCCTTGACAACACAATACATGACCCCAACAAATTTCAAATTGAAGCTCAAAAAGGAATGAATACACAAGTGGATAGAACACTCCAATGCAATTATGCAACAACCCCATATCCTCATTCTAGGATCTTAGCTTTCTTGCTTagccttttctctttttcatttacaCACTCTGGCTTCAATTGTCATGTAGTTTCTTTTGTTCCTCATGATTTTTGGTAATTgctttttgttcctttctttcttctctttaacATTTAACTGTCTTCCTCCTAAAACAGTTAAACATTATAGTACTTCCCTAACCTTGTGTCGTTATTCTGTTCCATCGTATTCCTATAATGAGTATATATATGGGCCATGAAAACTGTTAAGAGGTCACATATTCAGATATTCTACAATATAGTATCCCATGTCTCCACATGACGTTTCTACTTTTATACTATCATCCTTGGAGATTAATTCATTGAAATTAACCCATAGTACTAGAAATCAGGCTATCATCGACAAACCTTAGTGACGGAATTGTTTAATTGACCAATGAAATTTAAGTCGGATTTTCTATTGGCAATGAAGGAGATGatgaatttctaaaaaatttaccGACAAATTCGTAAATTTTCcggtaaaaataaataattttgttagaaaattattatcGAAAAGGAAAACCTGCTGGTAAAACGATTTATCAAAACGCTGCAATTAATTATCAATTCATCGAtggaaaatatatctataaaccgaagttaAGTGAATTTTATATTCTCATCCGATAGTGGTATAAATTGACATCATATACCATATAacgtcactacaagaaaataagctttCTGCCACGTTTTAAAAGCGTACCGAAAAGTGCAAAAAAACGTACCGCtagcttttcgccacgctttttgagcTATCGGCACGCTTTTGAAAGGGTCACATCTGCCAGCGTGCCGGTtgctctatcgccacgcttttgtgAATCTATCGGCACGCTCTTTTTGTTGGCACGCTTTCATCTCTTGCCACGcttaaaaagcgtggccatagatcTTAACCTATAGGTACGCTTAAAAAGCGTACCAAAAAGTGCACATATCGCCACACTTTTAAAACGTCCCAGAATATTAGTTTTGGGTACTCTTTAAAAGCGTACcaatagaaaaagatatagcTACACTTTTTAAAGCGTGACAATAGCCAGTGatatggccacgctttaaaaACGTGGCAATAGccttgtaaaattaaaaaaaaaaatatttttcttatttttacctTCACtgcaaaatataaattttcaatccttttttattaccaaaccaAGAAATATAGTATGCAATTTTTAGTCAAACAATAATTAGTGacataattttttcaataattattttatacattaaaaaactaatactcaatacaaaattaaatctcaagttcaaattccaaaactagaaacttaaaaaaaataacttaaattctATTTCCTTTGCTGTTCCTCCTTCCTTTAGCCCTCTTAAACCTCCTTCCCTTAGATCATACAAGAGACCCTCTGGCAAGAAGATCCTTCTGTCAGGACCTGTCACCAAATGGAAGCAATGATCAGAAACTAGTTTCCTACCTTGAATTGTAAACtagag comes from the Arachis duranensis cultivar V14167 chromosome 7, aradu.V14167.gnm2.J7QH, whole genome shotgun sequence genome and includes:
- the LOC107457689 gene encoding probable aquaporin PIP-type 7a, producing MEAKEQDVSLGANKFPERQPIGTAAQSQDEPKDYQEPPPAPLFEPSELTSWSFYRAGIAEFVATFLFLYITILTVMGVNRAPNKCASVGIQGIAWAFGGMIFALVYCTAGISGGHINPAVTFGLFLARKLSLTRAVFYIVMQCLGAICGAGVVKGFEGKNLYGTYGGGANKVNDGYTKGDGLGAEIVGTFILVYTVFSATDAKRNARDSHVPILAPLPIGFAVFLVHLATIPITGTGINPARSLGAAIIFNKHDGWHEHWVFWVGPFIGAALAALYHVVVIRAIPFKSK